In Rattus norvegicus strain BN/NHsdMcwi chromosome 1, GRCr8, whole genome shotgun sequence, a genomic segment contains:
- the LOC134483981 gene encoding high mobility group protein B1-like — MGKGDPKKPRGKMSSYAFFVQTCREEHKKKHPDASVNFSEFSKKCSERWKTMSAKEKGKFEDMAKADKARYEREMKTYIPPKGETKKKFKDPNAPKRPPSAFFLFCSEYRPKIKGEHPGLSIGDVAKKLGEMWNNTAADDKQPYEKKAAKLKEKYEKDIAAYRAKGKPDAAKKGVVKAEKSKKKKEEEDDEEDEEDEEEEEEEEDEDEEEEDDDE; from the coding sequence atgggcaaaggagatcctaagaagccgagaggcaaaatgtcctcatatgcattctttgtgcaaacctgccgggaggagcacaagaagaagcacccggatgcttctgtcaacttctcagagttctccaagaagtgctcagagaggtggaagaccatgtctgctaaagaaaaggggaaatttgaagatatggcaaaggctgacaaggctcgttatgaaagagaaatgaaaacctacatcccccccaaaggggagaccaaaaagaagttcaaggaccccaatgcccccaagaggcctccttcggccttcttcttgttctgttctgagtacCGCCCAAAAATCAAAGGCGAGCATCCTGGCTTATCCATTGGTGATGTTGCGAAGAAACTAGGAGAGATGTGGAACAACACTGCTGCGGATGACAAGCAGCCCTATGAAAAGAAGGCcgccaagctgaaggagaagtatgagaaggatattgctgcctacagagctaaaggaaaacctgatgcaGCGAAAAAGGGGGTGGTCAAGGCtgagaagagcaagaaaaagaaggaagaggaagacgacgaggaggatgaagaggatgaggaagaggaggaagaagaggaagacgaagatgaagaagaagaagatgatgatgaataa